In Daucus carota subsp. sativus chromosome 4, DH1 v3.0, whole genome shotgun sequence, one DNA window encodes the following:
- the LOC108203371 gene encoding binder of USO1 and GRH1 protein 1-like, whose translation MADQFQGKSDFRAPLLTGSDNYNWWKGQMEAHLSKDPLVQRVVERGPYQFLDKDGKVKDFDELTTDELTKMAANGKARSTLINGLNQSEYDKVSSLKSAKEIWDALEAYHEGSKGLRKLKLGQLMKELRAFGLQKGETIKIAHARFQVIINNLGRLGKTIPQLELNMNILTSVPFEYQAKVTALEAALNIDTMDHLAIFAELEQFETKMNAKKNAVLVEKMKNLALTAEKSKPESNEESDEDLALLSKKIQRMINKHSQLKKDKVKDKAKYSSSRRPSKESKDQNCFECGKPGHFKKDCYKLKSKQPAVSRDKRKKSKALLTWSDDEEESASSDDSGEEMINLALVGMEDDNVQGLTEDGFVETDSEDDNSEVSSFQFDLSNDNSVLEQLTMQEQDRIPSEEYNSLKAENNKLTEKNNYLKNMVQELMQKIDTLFNSKEPTQAIIKELQRKLDQSEGFHKVLMRRNEAQKEEISQLKQEIEARDACLETFKIKESTKLHSSQPAASTSQPASSTSQPTTTTRLQAEKIQTLETEVLKLREWELLFKEKKV comes from the coding sequence ATGGCTGACCAATTTCAGGgaaaatcagactttagagctcctctcctcaccgGTTCGGACaattacaattggtggaaaggacAAATGGAAGCTCATCTCTCCAAAGACCCTCTCGTGCAAAGAGTTGTTGAAAGAGGTCCATATCAATTccttgataaagatggcaaagtcaaaGATTTTGATGAACTCACTACCGACGAGCTAACAAAGATGGCTGCAAATGGAAAGGCAAGAAGCACTCTCATCAATGGTCTCAACCAatctgaatatgacaaggtgtcATCTCTTAaatctgcaaaggagatatgggatgctttggaagctTATCATGAAGGTTCAAAGGGTCTAAGAAAACTCAAGTTGGGTCAACTAATGAAAGAACTTCGTGCTTTCGGTTTGCAAAAGGGAGAAACCATCAAAATAGCTCATGCTAGGTTTCAAGTCATTATCAACAACCTAGGGAGACTTGGAAAGACGATTCCTCAGTTAGAactcaacatgaatattcttacTTCGGTTCCATTCGAATATCAAGCCAAAGTAACAGCCTTGGAAGCTGCTCTAaatattgatactatggatcatcTAGCTATCTTTGCTGAGTTAGAGCAATTTGAGACAAAGATGAATGCCAAGAAGAATGCTGTTTTAgttgagaaaatgaagaatttaGCTCTTACTGCTGAAAAGAGCAAGCCAGAATCAAATGAGGAATCAGACGAAGATCTTGCACTCCTTTCTAAGAAGATTCAACGGATGATTAACAAGCATAGTCAGCTGAAAAAGGATAAAGTCAAGGACAAGGCTAAGTACTCAAGTAGCAGAAGGCCCTCCAAGGAATCAAAGGATCAGAACTGCTTCGAATGTGGAAAGCCTGGTCACTTCAAGAAGGACTGCTACAAGCTGAAGTCAAAACAGCCTGCTGTTTCCAGAGACAAGAGGAAGAAATCCAAAGCACTTCTgacttggagtgatgatgaagaagaatctgccTCTAGTGATGACTCTGGTGAGGAAATGATCAATCTTGCACTTGTTGGCATGGAGGATGACAATGTTCAAGGACTCACCGAAGATGGGTTTGTCGAAACTGATTCCGAGGATGACAACAGTGAGGTTagttcattccaatttgatCTCTCCAATGATAATTCTGTACTAgaacaactaaccatgcaggaacAAGATCGTATTCCAAGTGAGGAATATAATTCTCTCAAGGCAGAAAACAACAAGCTGACTGAAAAGAATAACTATCTCaagaacatggttcaagagctTATGCAGAAGATAGATACACTCTTTAACTCCAAAGAGCCTACTCAAGCCATAATCAAGGAACTTCAAAGAAAACTAGATCAATCTGAAGGTTTTCATAAAGTCTTGATGAGAAGAAATGAGGCTCAAAAAGAAGAAATCTCCCAGCTGAAACAAGAGATAGAAGCCAGAGATGCATGCCTAGAGACGTTCAAAATTAAGGAATCTACAAAGCTGCATTCATCTCAGCCTGCTGCTAGTACATCTCAGCCTGCTTCAAGTACATCACAGCCCACTACCACAACAAGACTGCAAGCTGAAAAGATCCAAACTCTTGAAACAGAAGTCTTAAAGCTCAGAGAATGGGAacttttgttcaaggagaagaaggtCTAA